Within the Nitrospirota bacterium genome, the region GTAACCACGCCTGACGCCGACTGGGCCGGGCGGACCGGTTTTGTCCAAAATCATTTTGCCGAAGCGGCTCCGGATCCGGAAAACAGTGTTGCTCTCCTCGCAGGAATGAAAGAAATGATTGATCAAAGCAGGGAGGAACTGCTTCGTATTGGTTTTAAGCCTGACCAGATTTTAATCAATTATTAACGGTGGTTTTTGGGGGTTATGGATATGCCAGAACTTAAAAAAACAGCCCTGGTGACAGGCGCTGGAAGAAGACTTGGAAGAGAAATCAGCCTGGCATTGGCCAGGGCGGGTTATGACATTATGATTAATTACCTTCAGTCCGAGGGAGCTGCGCAGAAAACAGCCGGGGAAATCAGGGAACTTGGAAGAAAAGCGATGATTTATGGGGCCGATGTTTCAAATTCCGATCAGGTTCACGGAATGGTAAAAAAAACTTTGGATCACTTCGGGTCCATTGATGTTTTAGTCAATAATGCGGCCATTTTTTCACAAATTCCCTTTGAAAAGTTAACCGAAGCGATCTGGGATAAGACGATAAACACCAATTTAAAAGGGACCTTTTTATGTTCCAGGGAGATTGGGGAGCATATGACGCATCGCCGGTCAGGGAGCATTATCAATATTGCGTCACTGGGCGGGGTTAAACCCTGGGCATCGGAAACCCCTTATTGCGTGTCAAAGGCGGGGGTGATGATGCTAACCCAATGTTTTGCCAAAGGACTGGCCCCATATGTTCGCGTGAATGCGATTGCGCCCGGATATGTCGAAATGCCAGACCCGATCATTGAGAAAGTTGTCCCTCAGCCTCCTTTGAGTAAAATCCCCTTAAAAAGATATGGCCGGCCGGAAGAAGTGGCAGAGCTTGTGATCTATCTGGCGACGAAAGCCGAATATATTACCGGGCAGGTCATGTTCGTTGACGGGGGGAGAAGTCTCTCCTCCTGATCAAAGTTCCTCAAGCCTTTTTCTACCCGTGAATCCATCCTCTACCTCATGCCACCATTGAAGGGACGTTTCCCCCGACTTCCAACATAGATATACGGTTCTTCCATTTGAGATATAGGAAAAGTCACATAATCCTTTATCAAGGTCTTTGATGACAACCCCTTCTTTGTGAATTTCTTCGATCTCCTGATTGAGAGAATCCAGTGTTTTAATATAACTGGGGCCATAAGGTGAACCGCCGTCAAGGGCGGTTTGATCAGCCGCTTTCCTGATTTCTCCTGAAATTTTTGTCAAATAACTTTTTTTTATCCTGATTTCTTTAAACCGTTCTTCAAGAACCGGGATTAAGCTTTCAACTTCCTCTAGGGTAAAAATTTTTTCATCCATATTTTTTACAATCCGGGTAATTCTTTATTCAAAAATTTTTTCTAATATTTTTCTATAAATTCTTTCGAGTGCCATAAGATCTTCTGTTGGGACAGATTCATTCATTTTATGGATGGTTTCACTTTTAAGTCCGAGCTCCGCCACTTCAATGCCCAGGGGCGCAAAAAACCGGGCGTCTGAGGTCCCGCCGCCGGTTGATAATGAGGGCGTGATTCCCGCTATTTCTTCAACGGATTGAATGGCCGTTCGAATCAATACTCCTTTCGAGGTCAAAAAGGCTTCACCCGCAGGTTGAAATTCCAGAGAAAATTTTATCCTGGACCGGGTCAGTATCATTTCTATTTTTTCTTTAATGGAAAGAAAGGTTGAAGCGTTTCCATAACGGATGTTAAAACTCACTTCAATCCGGTCCGGGATCACGTTATCTCTTCCGCATCCTCCCTGAATATTTGTTATTTCGAGATGAGTCGGTTCGAAAAAAGCATTTCCTTGATCAAATGGGATCTGAATGAGTTGCTTTAAAATATCCAGACCTTTATGAATCGGATTTTCGGCAAGATGGGGATAAGCCACATGCCCTTGAATTCCATACAACGTCAAACGTCCGTTGATGCTTCCCCGGCGCCCATTTTTGATGGTATCCCCGAGCCGTTTTTCAGATGTGGGTTCTCCGACCAGGCAGTAATCAATTTTTTCCCCTTTTTGTTTAAGCCATTCAATGACTTTAACAGTTCCATGAACCGCCGGCCCCTCTTCATCACCGGTAATTAAAAAAGCAATGGAACCCTTTTTTAAAGGAGAGTCGTTTAAGTACGCATGTACCGCGGAAATCATAGCGGCGATCGCCCCTTTCATATCTGCCGTTCCCCTTCCGTAGAGGCGTCCCTCTCTCAAAACAGCGGAAAACGGAGGAGAGGTCCATTTTTCCTCCGGGCCGGAGGGCACGACATCTGAATGGCCGGCAAAACAAAAAAGGGGAGAGGCATCCCCGAGGCGGGCATAAAAATTTTGGACTTCTCCAAATGGAATCCGGTGAATGGCAAACCCCATTTCCTTTAAATAAGAAATAATCCTGGACTGAAGGCCGTTGTCTTTGGGCGTGACTGTATCAAATTGGATAAAATCTTTGGCCAGATCAACAACGTTCCAGGAAAAATTTTTCATCAAGCCCCTCGCAGCAGGTCATTGATTGACACTTTTTTCCGGGTTCCCGCGTCCACCTGTTTCACAATGATTGCCGCTTGGAGGGCATAGGATCCGTCTTTGGAAGGGAGAGTTCCGGGAACGACCACAGCGTAAGGGGGAATAAAGCCCATCGTTATTTCTTTCGTTTCACGATTATAAATTTTTGTGGATTGACCCAAAAAGACACCCATGGAAATGACGGCGCCTTCTCCTACGATGACGCCTTCGGCTACCTCGGAACGGGCACCGATGAAAGCATGGTCCTCGATAATTACCGGGTTGGCCTGAAGGGGTTCAAGAACCCCCCCGATCCCCGCGCCGCCTGAAATATGGACGTTTTTACCGATTTGCGCACAGGAACCGATGGTTGCCCAGGTATCGACCATCGTTCCTTCGCCGACGTGGGCGCCGATATTGACATAGGAAGGCATTAAAATCGCGCCTGGGGCGATAAAAGCCCCCTGTCTGACGGTGGCAGGGGGAACAACCCTGATTTTTGCCTGTTTAAAGTCATCGGCATGATAGTGACGAAATTTTAAGGCCACCTTATCAAAAAACTGGGAAAAACCTCCCTCTATTTTCTCGTTGTCCGTGGTTTTAAAATAAAGAAGAATCGCTTTTTTGATCCATTCATGGACAATCCAGATTTCTTTGACTTTTTCCGCGACTCTGATTTTCCCTTGATCAAGAAGACCCAGGACTTCAAGCAGTCGTTTCTTGTCATTTGCCGGGAGTGAATCGGGGGATAAAGATTCTTTTTTCTCCCAAAGTTCTTCAATCTGTTTCTTTAATTCATTCATTATCTTTTTCCCTTTTTTAAGTT harbors:
- the dapD gene encoding 2,3,4,5-tetrahydropyridine-2,6-dicarboxylate N-succinyltransferase, which produces MNELKKQIEELWEKKESLSPDSLPANDKKRLLEVLGLLDQGKIRVAEKVKEIWIVHEWIKKAILLYFKTTDNEKIEGGFSQFFDKVALKFRHYHADDFKQAKIRVVPPATVRQGAFIAPGAILMPSYVNIGAHVGEGTMVDTWATIGSCAQIGKNVHISGGAGIGGVLEPLQANPVIIEDHAFIGARSEVAEGVIVGEGAVISMGVFLGQSTKIYNRETKEITMGFIPPYAVVVPGTLPSKDGSYALQAAIIVKQVDAGTRKKVSINDLLRGA
- the dapE gene encoding succinyl-diaminopimelate desuccinylase, encoding MKNFSWNVVDLAKDFIQFDTVTPKDNGLQSRIISYLKEMGFAIHRIPFGEVQNFYARLGDASPLFCFAGHSDVVPSGPEEKWTSPPFSAVLREGRLYGRGTADMKGAIAAMISAVHAYLNDSPLKKGSIAFLITGDEEGPAVHGTVKVIEWLKQKGEKIDYCLVGEPTSEKRLGDTIKNGRRGSINGRLTLYGIQGHVAYPHLAENPIHKGLDILKQLIQIPFDQGNAFFEPTHLEITNIQGGCGRDNVIPDRIEVSFNIRYGNASTFLSIKEKIEMILTRSRIKFSLEFQPAGEAFLTSKGVLIRTAIQSVEEIAGITPSLSTGGGTSDARFFAPLGIEVAELGLKSETIHKMNESVPTEDLMALERIYRKILEKIFE
- a CDS encoding DUF2203 domain-containing protein, with the protein product MDEKIFTLEEVESLIPVLEERFKEIRIKKSYLTKISGEIRKAADQTALDGGSPYGPSYIKTLDSLNQEIEEIHKEGVVIKDLDKGLCDFSYISNGRTVYLCWKSGETSLQWWHEVEDGFTGRKRLEEL
- a CDS encoding SDR family oxidoreductase → MPELKKTALVTGAGRRLGREISLALARAGYDIMINYLQSEGAAQKTAGEIRELGRKAMIYGADVSNSDQVHGMVKKTLDHFGSIDVLVNNAAIFSQIPFEKLTEAIWDKTINTNLKGTFLCSREIGEHMTHRRSGSIINIASLGGVKPWASETPYCVSKAGVMMLTQCFAKGLAPYVRVNAIAPGYVEMPDPIIEKVVPQPPLSKIPLKRYGRPEEVAELVIYLATKAEYITGQVMFVDGGRSLSS